One Paraburkholderia kururiensis DNA window includes the following coding sequences:
- a CDS encoding glycosyltransferase family 2 protein: MNARNLADAAGPSRPESGARAEQGGSNATEVAPDVSLEACPDTAPDTASHDACALRVPGDARHARASDPFAARDAFSEIRFAVCITTMNRTETLDACLANLARCVPPPACVVVSDDSPASGTREANAAVVARYPGVAWLAGPRRGVCANRNNAVMHCLAHAVRCTHVSFIDDDVQPAPDFFAVAKTWLTALPAARRTQTVLTGGPSSTSADFDDAFAGRATSCAAVRLSFAGYFTAAERPECVNIHAAVFPLALFRTERWDENIYFGSEDAELSLRAMKRGYPIELVPALRSRDTQAGKGVLATPADDAPRALSRYELCCEAARLYIGVKRYRSIDPSVLKLAAFASYWLAHMTVYLARRGALRSLPEIVRRSNVWRAWRRPPSACARCG; encoded by the coding sequence AGGGCGGCTCGAACGCGACAGAAGTCGCGCCCGATGTATCGCTTGAAGCGTGCCCTGATACCGCGCCTGATACCGCATCCCATGATGCCTGTGCCCTGCGTGTCCCCGGCGATGCCCGCCACGCTCGCGCAAGCGACCCATTCGCCGCGCGCGACGCTTTCTCCGAGATCCGCTTCGCCGTCTGCATCACGACGATGAATCGCACCGAGACACTCGACGCCTGTCTCGCGAATCTCGCGCGCTGCGTGCCGCCGCCCGCCTGCGTGGTGGTCAGCGACGACTCGCCGGCGTCCGGCACACGCGAGGCGAACGCCGCGGTGGTGGCGCGCTATCCGGGCGTGGCGTGGCTCGCGGGGCCGCGCCGCGGCGTCTGCGCGAATCGCAACAACGCGGTCATGCACTGCCTCGCGCACGCGGTTCGATGCACGCATGTGTCGTTCATCGACGACGACGTGCAGCCTGCGCCCGACTTCTTCGCCGTGGCGAAGACCTGGCTCACGGCGTTGCCCGCGGCGCGACGCACGCAGACGGTGCTGACGGGCGGGCCGTCTTCCACGTCGGCGGATTTCGACGACGCCTTTGCCGGCCGCGCCACGTCGTGTGCCGCGGTGCGCCTCTCATTTGCCGGCTATTTCACGGCGGCGGAGCGGCCCGAGTGCGTGAATATCCATGCCGCCGTGTTTCCGCTCGCGCTCTTTCGCACCGAACGCTGGGACGAAAACATCTACTTCGGCAGCGAGGACGCCGAACTCTCGCTCAGAGCCATGAAGCGCGGCTATCCGATCGAACTCGTGCCCGCATTGCGCTCGCGCGACACCCAGGCGGGCAAGGGCGTGCTCGCCACGCCCGCCGACGATGCGCCCCGCGCGCTCTCGCGCTACGAACTCTGCTGCGAGGCCGCGCGGCTCTACATCGGCGTGAAGCGCTATCGCAGCATCGACCCCAGCGTGCTGAAGCTCGCGGCCTTCGCCTCGTACTGGCTCGCGCATATGACCGTGTATCTCGCGCGGCGCGGCGCGTTGCGTTCGCTGCCGGAGATCGTGCGGCGCTCCAACGTGTGGCGCGCGTGGCGACGGCCGCCGTCCGCGTGTGCGCGTTGCGGCTAG
- a CDS encoding glycosyltransferase family 4 protein, whose product MNILFTIHHTLSRSAGAPGVTVKLAEALRQRGHHVRVFSHDDVRGVTGMLRTMLFPWFVLGHVLLHPEYDVLDMSSGDGWLINFARRAFGWRPKQLSVTRSHGMEPVVHELFLERCRSGEEDRSWRYPLYHGGLRLWECTKSFAWADVAMLLNDTECEFAVSKLGFPGDHVVQIDNGIDETFASVARAALSVRSDVAGDVACNVPCDATGTQSDAQPPRAAPTKLAFMGRANYWKGIETMAKAVPVLFARNPQLTLTLFGTGEAPEATLARFPESVRERMTVVPAFDNAQLPALLASHHILMFPSMYEGFPLSPLEAMACGLVPVGSNIGGLRAFLRHGDNGLIVPPGHAEALVNAVQSLVDDPAYWARLQRRARETSLDYAWEKVAHRFERLYATRRQRRLDTVAA is encoded by the coding sequence ATGAACATCCTGTTCACGATCCATCACACCTTGAGCCGCAGCGCCGGCGCGCCCGGCGTCACTGTGAAGCTTGCCGAGGCGCTGCGTCAGCGCGGCCACCACGTGCGCGTCTTTTCGCACGACGACGTGAGAGGCGTGACAGGCATGCTGCGCACGATGCTCTTTCCGTGGTTCGTGCTCGGGCACGTGCTCTTGCATCCGGAGTACGACGTGCTCGACATGTCGTCCGGCGACGGCTGGCTCATCAACTTCGCGCGGCGCGCGTTCGGTTGGCGTCCTAAACAGTTGTCCGTGACGCGCAGTCACGGCATGGAACCCGTGGTGCACGAACTCTTTCTGGAACGCTGCCGCAGCGGCGAGGAAGACCGCTCGTGGCGCTATCCGCTCTATCACGGCGGCTTGCGGCTCTGGGAATGCACGAAGTCGTTCGCCTGGGCCGACGTGGCGATGCTGCTCAACGATACGGAATGCGAATTCGCAGTCTCGAAGTTGGGCTTTCCGGGCGACCACGTCGTGCAGATCGACAATGGCATCGACGAGACCTTTGCCTCGGTGGCGCGTGCGGCGCTGAGCGTGAGGAGCGATGTCGCGGGCGATGTGGCGTGCAATGTCCCGTGCGATGCCACAGGCACGCAGAGCGACGCGCAGCCGCCGCGCGCTGCGCCCACGAAGCTCGCCTTCATGGGCCGCGCGAACTACTGGAAGGGCATCGAGACCATGGCGAAGGCGGTGCCCGTGCTGTTTGCGCGCAATCCGCAGCTCACGCTCACGCTGTTCGGCACGGGCGAGGCGCCGGAGGCGACGCTCGCGCGCTTTCCCGAATCGGTGCGTGAACGCATGACGGTGGTGCCCGCATTCGACAACGCACAACTGCCCGCGCTGCTCGCGTCGCATCACATCCTCATGTTCCCCTCGATGTACGAAGGCTTTCCGCTCTCGCCGCTCGAAGCCATGGCGTGCGGGCTCGTGCCCGTGGGTTCGAACATCGGCGGATTGCGTGCGTTCCTGCGCCACGGCGACAACGGCCTCATCGTGCCGCCCGGTCATGCCGAGGCGCTCGTGAATGCGGTGCAGTCGCTCGTCGACGACCCCGCGTACTGGGCGCGCCTGCAACGCCGTGCGCGAGAAACGTCGCTCGACTACGCGTGGGAGAAGGTCGCGCATCGCTTCGAGCGGCTCTATGCGACGCGCCGGCAGCGGCGGCTGGATACGGTGGCGGCGTGA